In the Thermoanaerobaculia bacterium genome, TATCACGGTGCGCTGCCGCGGCGCGACCGATCGGGAATGGTCGGGTCCTTGGATTACTCGAGCGGACGGCCTACCTCAGCCGAGGCGCGGCGAGGCGCGAGCCCGGCGGGATGCGGGGCGGCTGCGAGATCCCGAGGCCTAGGGGGGTGTAGGTCGCAGGGTCTCGCGGACAGCACGCGCCCGCCCGGCTCGATGCATCGTCCGCGCCCTGACTAACTAGCGAGTTCGACAACCACGGCGCCGCCCTGGCCGCCCCCGATACACATCGTCGCGACCCCGAACTGCACCTGCCGTCTTCGCATCTCACGGAGCAGCGTGATCACCTGGCGCGTCCCGGTCGACCCGACGGGATGGCCGAGCGCGATCGCGCCTCCGTTGACGTTCGTGCGCTCGAAATCGAGCTCGCCGATCGCCGTCGAGCCGTGCCGCGCGTGCCATTCGGCGGAGCCCCACACGCGGGCGCAGGCGAGGACCTGGGCGGCGAACGCCTCGTTCAGCTCGACGAGTCCCACGTCCTTCCAGGCGATGCCGGCGCGCTTCAGCGCGATGGGAACGGCGAGGGCGGGTCCGAGACCCATCCGGGCGGGGTCGATGCCGGCGAATGCGAAGCCCCGAACGAAACCGAGGGGCCGCACGCCGTAGCCCCGCGCCGCTTCGAGCGACGCGACGAGGACCGCCGCGCCCCCGTCGGTGATCTGCGACGAATTTCCGGCGGTCACCGTCCCGAACTTCCGGTCGAAATAGGGCTTGAGCTTCGCGAGCGCCTCCATCGTCTGGTTCTCGCGGACCCCGTTGTCGATCGTCGCGAGCCGGTCGTAGCGGGGCGGGATCGGGACCGGCACGATCTCCTCGGCGAGCTTCGCCCGGGCGGCCGCGGCCCGCTGGTGCGAGCGGAGCGCGTACGCATCCTGTTCCTCGCGCGAGATCGCGAATTCCTTCGCGAGGACCTCCGCGGTCTGCCCCATGTTCAGGTCGCAGACCGGGTCGGTGAGGCCGAGCTCGAGGCCGACGACCGGCTTGAAGTCGCGCGGCCGGAATTTCGCGGCGGCCGAGAGCCGGGCGGGAATC is a window encoding:
- a CDS encoding thiolase family protein; this translates as MPRDVVVLDGVRTPYCRIQTDLKDVSAVDLGRIPSVELFARTGLGPDRLDEVIFGNIATPADAANIARVIALRAGVPESVPAFTVGRNCGSGAESIADAFLRIRAGDHAMVLAGGVESMSAVPLLYGEPAKRKFLGMMSARSIPARLSAAAKFRPRDFKPVVGLELGLTDPVCDLNMGQTAEVLAKEFAISREEQDAYALRSHQRAAAARAKLAEEIVPVPIPPRYDRLATIDNGVRENQTMEALAKLKPYFDRKFGTVTAGNSSQITDGGAAVLVASLEAARGYGVRPLGFVRGFAFAGIDPARMGLGPALAVPIALKRAGIAWKDVGLVELNEAFAAQVLACARVWGSAEWHARHGSTAIGELDFERTNVNGGAIALGHPVGSTGTRQVITLLREMRRRQVQFGVATMCIGGGQGGAVVVELAS